From one Culex quinquefasciatus strain JHB chromosome 3, VPISU_Cqui_1.0_pri_paternal, whole genome shotgun sequence genomic stretch:
- the LOC6038158 gene encoding protein no-on-transient A: MEVEQPVDNGSPMPQRQQNQNQGGGGPGGRGGGGGGGKQFQNNRNRNNRGGGGGGMNRGGGGGRNSFGGGNRGGGGGGGGFRQNQDNQDGNGDGDNQQQNQGGFQNRGGGRGGRNRFSGGGGQGGDGDQGFDRRRSGPGEMYFIGEKLRMLQGQLLDIPPIDETDAKFSGRNRLYVGNLTPDVTEEELVELFLPYGEITEVFMNMEKNYAFVRVDFFSNAEKAKRELDGTSRKNRILKIRFAPNATALRVSNLGPFVTNELLYRAFEVFGPVESAKVQVDERGKSTGEGIVEYKNKPSASAALKHCSEKCFFLDSSLRPCFVEPYTYQDNNSDGLSEKLINKKIPEFLKSRQQGPRFADQGSFEHEYGQRWKHMHEMYKQKVEALKRDMVMEEEKLEAQMEFARHEHEIEQLREQLRMREQDKDRKKAEWEMKERFVNESRERLQMQMSDQRMGFQGNNSFNNRNNSFDMMNQGGGGGNRNNSFGGEVRDYGHGGQKRQSRFDNHEMNQMNQQQDQQQGQQQQQQQPQQGLPDQPEQQGPGQEQGPGGPAAEGGMGDAANIVGGNGGGVGAGPVGIEQLLSNAFGGGGGNNNRNNNPWNNGGGNNGGNRGDDFQNKRRRF; the protein is encoded by the exons ATGGAAGTGGAGCAACCTGTGGACAACGGAAGTCCGATGCCCCAGCGGCAGCAGAACCAAAACCAGGGCGGTGGTGGCCCAGGGGGAcgaggtggcggcggcggcggcggcaaacAGTTTCAGAACAACCGGAACAGGAACAACCGTGGGGGCGGCGGGGGTGGAATGAATCGCGGAGGGGGCGGTGGCCGGAACAGCTTCGGCGGTGGAAAtcgtggtggtggcggcggcggtggcggttTCCGGCAGAATCAGGATAATCAGGATGGTAATGGCGACGGAGATAACCAGCAGCAGAACCAGGGGGGATTCCAGAACCGGGGCGGTGGCCGCGGCGGACGGAATCGATTCAGCGGCGGTGGCGGCCAGGGTGGTGAT GGTGACCAGGGCTTCGACCGGCGCCGTAGCGGACCCGGCGAGATGTACTTCATCGGCGAGAAGCTGCGCATGCTGCAGGGCCAGCTGCTGGACATTCCGCCGATCGACGAAACCGACGCCAAGTTCTCCGGCCGCAACCGGCTGTACGTGGGCAACCTGACCCCGGACGTGACCGAGGAGGAGCTGGTCGAGTTGTTCCTGCCGTATGGTGAGATCACCGAGGTCTTCATGAACATGGAGAAGAACTACGCGTTCGTGCGCGTCGACTTCTTCTCGAACGCCGAGAAGGCCAAGCGCGAACTGGACGGCACCTCGCGCAAGAACCGCATCCTGAAGATCCGCTTCGCGCCGAACGCGACCGCCCTGCGCGTCTCCAACCTGGGTCCGTTCGTCACGAACGAGCTGCTATACCGCGCGTTCGAGGTGTTTGGCCCGGTCGAGAGCGCCAAGGTGCAGGTCGACGAGCGCGGGAAATCCACCGGCGAGGGCATCGTCGAGTACAAGAACAAGCCGAGCGCTTCGGCCGCGTTGAAGCACTGCAGCGAAAAGTGCTTCTTCCTGGACTCGTCGCTGCGTCCGTGCTTCGTCGAACCGTACACGTACCAGGACAACAACTCCGACGGCCTCTCGGAGAAGCTGATCAACAAAAAGATTCCGGAGTTCTTAAAGTCCCGCCAGCAGGGGCCGCGTTTCGCCGACCAGGGTTCGTTCGAGCACGAGTACGGCCAGCGCTGGAAGCACATGCACGAGATGTACAAGCAGAAGGTCGAGGCACTAAAGCGCGACATGGTCATGGAGGAGGAGAAGCTCGAGGCGCAGATGGAGTTTGCCCGCCACGAGCACGAGATCGAGCAGCTGCGTGAAC AACTCCGCATGCGGGAACAGGACAAGGACCGCAAAAAGGCCGAGTGGGAGATGAAGGAACGCTTCGTCAACGAATCCCGCGAGCGACTTCAGATGCAAAT GTCCGACCAGCGAATGGGCTTTCAGGGCAACAACAGCTTCAATAACCGTAACAATTCCTTCGATATGATGAACCAGGGTGGCGGCGGCGGAAATCGCAACAACAGCTTCGGAGGG GAGGTGCGCGACTACGGCCACGGAGGACAAAAGAGACAGTCTCGCTTCGATAACCACGAAATGAACCAAATGAACCAGCAGCAGGATCAACAGCAAggccagcaacagcagcagcaacagccccAACAAGGTCTGCCAGATCAGCCAGAACAGCAGGGACCGGGACAGGAACAGGGTCCGGGAGGTCCTGCCGCCGAAGGTGGCATGGGAGACGCTGCTAACATCGTCGGAGGAAACGGCGGAGGCGTTGGAGCTGGCCCCGTTGGCATTGAGCAGCTGTTGAGCAACGCGtttggcggcggcggtggcaacAACAATCGCAACAACAACCCGTGGAACAACGGCGGAGGCAACAACGGGGGAAACCGCGGCGACGACTTCCAGAACAAGCGAAGGCGCTTCTAA
- the LOC6038155 gene encoding cyclin-dependent kinases regulatory subunit, giving the protein MPSDQIQYSEKYFDDVYEYRHVILPQDLARNVPKSHLMTETEWRNLGVQQSPGWEMYMIHVPEPHILLFRRPRTDLPPKTAAAGGQGSSRLAV; this is encoded by the exons ATGCCATCCGACCAGATCCAGTACTCGGAGAAGTACTTCGACGACGTGTACGAGTACCGGCACGTCATACTGCCCCAGGACCTGGCCCGCAACGTTCCCAAGTCGCACTTGATGACGGAAACGGAGTGGCGGAACCTGGGCGTGCAGCAGAGCCCCGGCTGGGAAATGTACATG ATTCACGTGCCGGAACCGCACATCTTGCTCTTCCGACGACCGCGCACGGATCTACCGCCGAAGACGGCTGCGGCCGGTGGTCAGGGCTCTTCGCGATTGGCTGTTTGA